AATTTTAGGTGAATTGGATTCAAATCGAGAATCAATGCTTCCGACCAAAGGAGGAAAGACAGTTATGGGGGTTCATTTGTTTCAGGCCCTTGGAGTTTCTTCTTCCCAGGACCGGGCCCTGCTCAAGAAAAAGATCAAAGACCTTAAAGTTCTTCTGGAAAAGGCCAAGAGGAACCGAGAGAAAGTGGAGAAACAACGCGAGAAGCTACGGAAGCGGGAGCTCGCGCAGCAGCCGAAGGACGGGAGCAAAGAAAGCGCGGCAGAGTGAAGCGATTTGTTAGATCTCCGACCTCCGGCTCTCCTGTAGCACCACACCAAGTAGCACCTGGAGGAACAGAACGTCAGTGGGCCACACTAGGAACCCTGAGGGACGCCTGCTCAGTAGTTCAATGCTTCTGACTGGTGGGGCCACACACCCAACTGTCGGAGACCAACGAGTGACTTTTTTCACCGAGaaaattaaaccaaaatatGCCGTTGGATAAGAGGATCCTGTCCCGTTCAATTGCCTCATTTTTCACCCATTTTTTGGGccatttaagatttaaaaattTAATTTAGCTGTTTATTGCTGTaaactttgtttatttattcatagccaaaaaaaaacaattctccTCGTCCCATATCATCTTCAGAGACGTCTGAATTACCCATAAAAGCTCCCGGAGACGGCACAGCGCTAATACAGATTTGTAAGATGTGCCATTTCGATAGACCTACGCCTATCCCGTTCAGATAGATGGATCAGTGGAATTGCTCTCGTGCATTTGACGCTgacgctttgaagctgatgctgcagaggtggaagcCACGAGGCAGTGCTCATCTCCCACCACCGGGTGTACCCACGCGGCTTACTGTCACTACCGAAGGAGCCCACCCTGGAACTTTCCAATAGGAACTAAAGGAGGGAACCCGAGTGTACTAAGGAGGAACAAACTCTCAGAACCTGCAAATACACTGGAAGTGCAAACACTGTAAATTCAAACCTCTGCACAGGCTTGTTTAACGCGCCGTACAGTATACGTATACCATACAATGTATGTGCGACAACAGGGACATGCTATAGTTCACCGGACTGCTTCTGATGGAGACTTCAGATAACATGTAATCATGGAATTTGTGACCAACAAATCCTataccacaaaaacaaaacaaaaaatgtcaaaagtaCTCTTTCCGCTTGGATGCATAATGTTAATTTTTGACACCTCGTAACCTGCTTTCGActtctttttgtatttcctcTCACAAAGAAATAATACCCTGCGACTGCCTTTGTTCTAAAGGAGTAGAACCCCTCCCCAACCCCTTCAGTGTGAGTGTCGACAGTTTACCTTGCAAATGACTATAAATCTGAATATTATTTAGGAATGCTGCCATATAGACAAGTCGCCTCGGGGATGGAGGACAGACGCAGTGAATCTAGAGATGATCTAAAAGATGATCACGCCCGATACTGCTGGCACCTGATATATAATATAGTAGAAATATAGTTTTAATTTTCCTACTGCACTGGTTCAGTAAGACTTGAAACATGTCGATTTCCTTTTTagatataaaatgaatataccttttgaaattgttttgaCACATGTACTTGTTTTAGGATTTTTTGACGCTCACTGAGAGACACGATCCCTGTGCTACTTCTTCGGCATTCCTGAGAGTCACTCCGTGGGTTTACAGTAACTACAGAGCACCGTGATCAAAATGAAGGCAGCTTTGGTAATAATTCCCTTTTGTCTAAGGGCCCTGCCTGGTGTACTGTTAGGAGCGAGACATATGGGAGGGGCTAAAGATACAGTTCATCCGTGCAATCCCACAGTAATACAGGTATCACCGATCTActaatgttattatttatttatttctgtatttaatgACTACTGTTTATGATAATTTATTCAGAATAAgagtaaactaataataaatGATTATTAACACTTAGCAACGACTTATCCAGAATTGTATGATCACTTCCTGTTGCCAAAACTTAAAGTTATTTAGAGATGGGTGGATTTTATCAAATGAAGGACTGTTTGGAGATGCTCCCCCACTGTGCGTATAGTTTTTCCTCTATAACAGCCATAGTGCTGCTCCAGTGCTACTCCCAATAAACTGCTCATGGTATGTTCTTTAGGTCTATTTTATAAGCCCTGAACCTTTCTgtgaataaccccccccccacacacacacacacacacttccacccCGCCCCTGCCGAGTCAGTCCGTCGACTGCACTCTTTTGACGCTTTTTTGTATGTATAGTGAAACAATGAGAGCAATATGCTGAAAGAATCCTAAAGAAGCCTTGTTTTCTATCGTGACAGTATGTGTGCACAGTTTGTCTGAGGTCTGAGGAGCTCAAAGGTCACACCTAAGGGCAGGATGTGTTTCcgggtcgttttttttcttctttttttttcttccgtgtGCTTGACTGAGCAGCACGATGAAACCAACGTGTGGATGAGACCCTGGTGCTCCTGGCAGGCGTTTGAGTCATGTCCGGAAGGGTTTGTCTTTCATGTATGTAGAGAGCAAAAGGTAATCGCCAAACTGCTAGCCATGCTTTCCCTCTTTTAAAgagctgctttttttccttccttccttctttcctttttctcgTTACCTTGCTCTTATTTTTGGCATCCTGAAAAGTTTGAAAGGGCAGCTACCTGTCACACTGAATAAAACGTGCAGTCACTGTCCACAGTCTGCTggtctttgtttcttctttttttccaacttttATCTGACCTCTGTACAGTTTCCGTGGTATCAAGTGCCAGAGACAGGAATATATGCTGCATGCATCAGAACTGTGCAAAAATTCATATTATGACTGTTTCATTTTCTGTGGAACATCATGTAAATCTGTTATAATAGAAGAGAACAGGATTATTTCTTTGCCATTCCTACGGCCTACTGCTCTCACCATGTGACAGTCCAGTGCATGACGCCTTTCTCTCAGTGGTATCTGAGTAGACTGACTCCAGATCAGCCAGTCAGCTGTAGctctcctgcccctccccccctctcctttctaTTTTTACTCAGCCTAATTTCACTTCAGGCCTATTTCTTCCCTCTTGACGGCTCCCCTGTGCCACTTGTTGCCCCCGCTTCAtatctgctttttttcccccctcaaacCTTATGTGATGGCTGGACTTACGGAGGCCTTCCAGGCTGGGTATGACTGACGCCTTCATTATTCCCATTGGTGCGTTCATCTCCAATGCCCTCCACCCTGTGTGGAGAGCGTTAGAGTCGATTGGTTTCGGAGTGCCACGCGAGGAGCGGGGCCCTTCTTTCCCTGAGCTCATGGGGGAGTCGAGCACCACACAGCTGGCTgtgaaacagctgaaacggttGTTCGTGGAGGCCCTGCAGGCCGACGACGCCCATGAGGTGATGCAGATTCTGCACGCTGGGAAACTAGACGTTGACACCGTGCTAGAGGTGGAGGACCCCAACATGGTGCTGGCCTCATACAAACAAGGTACGGAGACATTTCAACAAGAGCAATAAAATCCACACTGATATGCTGTATGTTATGTCACAGTATAACAAGCATTGATACCCTGAAAGATGAAATTTCATGCGAGTATCCAGAATAAAATTGTGAAGTATTGTGGTTTTAACCAGCCGTTAAGAAGGAAAAATAGCACCTCTTGAATATCATAACATAAACCTTTTGTTCTGCAGTTTTTCCAGTAGGTGGTGGTAAATCCCCATGGCTCCTAAAACTAGAAATGACCTGAGAACAGACCCTCTACACGAGCTAATATCACCATTAGATACTCCTGGGGATTAAACACAATGCCCTTATGAGGTGTAAATCTAGTGTGAGTCAGAGTTCAAACACTTGAAACACCTGATAACTCagtatttctatatatttttgtaaCAATCAACAAGAGAAAGAAACCAGCCTCAATTCGTTGGAATTGCTATTTCAAACCAGAAAGAAAAGCATAGAGGAAAGAGCAACAGTGTCAGTAGTCACTAGGAACCTGAAGGACTACGCAGTCGCTTGTTCTATTTGCTCCAGGCTACTGGCTCCCAGGCTACAAACTGGAGACGTCCTGGGCCAACGGTATTCACGTGTGCGTGATGTACAACGCGCTGGAAACGGCACTGGTGCTCCTCCAGAATGGCGCGGCCGTCAACCGGACACCCAACGGCATGACGCCGCTGCACGTGGCCTGCGAGCTCTCCAACGGGGGCTGCGTGGCCCTGCTCCTGGCTCACGGGGCCAAGGTCAACAGCGTGTCGCTGAGCGGACACACGCCCCTGCACTACTGCATCAGCAGGGAGTCCCTGGACTGCGCCAAGCAGCTTATCCTCAAAGGTCGGGAGGGGAAGGGGCCAATGGGTGGTTAGCAGATTCATCAGagtgatgcaaaaaaaatataacctttgcccctccctccctccacgcaGGTGCCAATGTTGACACCGCCAGCCGGAACAACGAGGAGGACACGCCTTTACACGCGGCAGCCCGATTTGGCGTTCCGGAGCTGGTGGCTCTCTACGTGGAGCGCGGAGCCTCCGTGGATGCGGTCAACTCGCTCCAGGAGACGCCCCTGATGACTGCGTGCTTCTGGGCTTTCGACTGCAAAGAGCAGAACTACAGCCAAGATCACCATCTAGTCtgtcgcctcctgctggaccACGGGGCAGGCGAGCAGTGTCCCTTTTGCATTGATAGCCTCTCGGCGTGcccttttggtttttttttacgcCATTTTCCTTCGCTTCAAAGATCCCAACCTCAGAGAAGAGGACAACAAAACGGCTCTTCACAAAGCGGCCTGGAACTGCGACCACGTGCTGATGCAGATGCTGCTGGAGGCTGGAGCGGACACCCAGGCGATGGACATCAACGGCTGTGCCCCGATCCAGTACGTCCTCAAAGTGACTGGGGTCCGCCCCATGGCCATCCCGGAGCTCTGCTACCAGCTGCTGCTCAACCACAACGCGCCACGGGTCTACCCGCCCCAGTTCCACAAGGTACAGGGGGCGGACACCTTGTGTCTTTAGATCCCATttcagatgttgttgttttttttccccctttcgcTCTTTAACGGAATGTTGTGTCTTGTTTGGCGCAGGTGTTGCAGGCCTGCTGCGACTACCCTGCAGCGGTGGAGATAATGGTCAACTCGTATGAACACTTGAAGCCCACAAAAAAGTGGAGAGCCGCCATTCCTGACGACTGCTACGAGGTAGTTCAGCgtgtgcattaaaaaaaaagctgtacaCTAGTATGAAGCATGTGTTCAGCTCAGTAAGTAAACAGGCTGTAAAGCGTGAGAAGCTGCGTGGAAGTTCGGGGTTTTTCATTCGATCGTTCACCATCCGGATAAAGATGCGAGgttcctgtttttcttcttccaactCAGCGACACAGAGACTTCTACGACGCGCTGTTCGCCGTGTGCGCCGACGCTCCTCGAAGCCTGCTGCACCTGAGCAGGTGCGCCATCAGAGCCGGCCTGGGCGGGTTCTGCCACACGGGTGTGGCACAGCTGCCTCTGCCGTTTCCCATGAAGAAGTATCTACTGCTGGAACCCGAGGGGATATTATACTGATGACGCCATTTGTTTCCTGTCTGTTGACTATAGAAAAGCAAACATTCTGCAAGGTGGAGCTGGTACTAACAAGTGTGTCTCTTTATATTTTGGCTCATCATTCCTACAGAGGACTTTGTCTGGAACACACAGAAATCCCCCTTTGACAGTGCGGAAAGAAAATGATTGCAACTTGTCTTTTCCCCGAGTAGAACTGGCGCAACTCGTGATCTCACGACTACGTGGCGGCTCATGAAGTGGCAATCCACCTATGGAAAAAAATCAACTAAAGGGAAGGAAAAATGAGAATATTTGTTGACTGGGTCACATGGAAGCACCATCGATCCATAAAACGTTCTGTATTTCTCATCAGAAGAGGAACTGAGTGTCAAGTAAATACAATTAGTCCCGTCTCTCCATCACAGCGTTAGCACATACTTCAGAGAATCCCCATCTCCCTGGCAGCCAGCCTTAATGCTTCCTCTCAGGCTAATGCGCTAATGATACCCCCCCTTCATTTGCTGAACAAACACTTGACAAAGCCCTCCACAACCAGTGCTTTATTCCAGTTATTCCGGTTGGCTGCACATGAAGTCATGTatattgaccttttttttttctcagccagAAGTAGAATGAGGAATTCTCACATCGCTCAGAGTATATGAAGAGAATATGATATTCAGGGCAGTGAAATAGCAACAAATTTGTTTTGTAAAGCTACAGTGTAATAATGCACAGCGGTTTGTGCTGTTATATAAACTGTTCTTTGTTGACACAGCCTGTCCAGCAGCGTGTTATTTTTGGTGCAGGTTGGTACGTGCAGCTCACGGGTCGCTGCTCTGAAACGCTTTCGTCCGCTGGTTTGTGTCGTTAGTGGAGAAATGAGGTGAGGGGTCGAGGAACTTCAAGCTTTTTCTTCACCTCCAATGATACGGTGCACACATAGCAAGACGCATATTTTAGACAAAGATGAGTTACTTTTCTGCAAGCATTTCAGAGAATGTTTGGACATTTGCCGTTGGCACATTCTTTGAACAATCCGGGTGAATGTGTCATTTCGATGACCATCTTGAAGCAGCAGCCCAGATTTGCCATTCTTAATATTCTAATTGTGAACAGGCTGAGATCTGTTGGTCAGCATGTGTACCAGACACCTCCTTAAGAGGGAACATTGTGTCATTGAAGGGTCAGGCCTTGTTCCTCTTAAAATAGAGCAGTAAATGTCAAGGCACATAGAGATTTTATATTCTTAAATCATGCATAATAATAACGGGAAGTGGAAAAGAGGCTTTTATTAGTGgtgatttcattttcttttcccctATCTTTAAGAACGAGCTTGCACAATGCTGTGTTTCGATCGTACCGGAGTAAACCGGAAAACAGAACTCCGAGGGACAAGCGGAGAAAAGCCAGGACTGTGTCCGCGTTTAGTGTCAGACAAACAGAGCAAAGTTTCCTAAAACAagctgaggagagagaagagggggggggggggaggggggtgagggggagggcTGGGACACAATGAGGGCGCTACCCCGAGTGATGTTGCAAAGAGCCGCTGGGAACAGATGAGTTTCGGGTTGCCAAAgtcagatttttattttccacattCACTGGTCTTTCTACTGTGGCCACAAGGTACAGTAACACAACACAGTGTACAGTGCAACGTGTCCGTCGGAGACAGCTTGCAAATCACAACAATATAAACTTAGTGTTCACATTTGAATCAACAACGATCTTGAGGCAATTCTAAAATTCTAAAACTTGGCAAATACATATTATTAGGAGGTTAAATGTATGTTGGATGAAGATAACACTATCTGTTAGATAAATACAGCTTTATCAAACGGCAGTTCTAGACAGTTACTCTTTGAAAGCACTTCAAACTTTCTTGGAGCAAGTTAAAAATAAGTTTGTATTTCAGTTCTGTTTCGGTTATTACTGAGATGATCAAGGTTAATTTGGCGGTTTTACAGTTCAAATAAAATTATTCACAGTTCAACCAACAGATTAACTTCAAATACGTTGCAATAACTTCTTTTTATCCGTTATACTTCCCCAGAAAGGCACATCATCGTTTAGCATTCTGCAACTCAATGTCCATCACTCATTTTAACATCATATATAAAACAGGCTAAAATACATTGATGTAATTTTACACCACACACAAGACCAGTGCAAATTCTCCTCATAGTGTCTCTGAAACGCTGTGGTTGTATTAGAAATAGACCACCTTGAAATACAATTGTCTTTGTGAATCAATGCTGGAAGTCATGAATGACTGAAATGCCTACATGTCCAAAAGTGAAGGAAAATActtttctccctttgtctttgtgCTGGTCGTTGATTTTTGTTCTGTTTAACTCAAATGAAcctgcaggctttttttttctgagccttcataaacatttaattgaattagCTTGTTGaggtaattgaattgaaagaatatttttcaGTCTTACAATATTAAATTATGTTCTTCATACTGACTAACAAAGTGTAACAGGGTTGTTAAACCTGAAAAGTGAGTGTGGCAAATAAGATTAATACTTGTTAGATTACCAATAGCAGGCAGTAATCATCGTACAGTATAACTACATCAAATCCCTTGAGGCTGGTAGTAATAGTTCAGTTCAGTGATTTCGGTGCATAAATCAACAACAATGAGTTGTTGATTTATGCTTCTTTCTGTGAGAAATTAATCCACATTTGCGCGTACACAAGTCCAGGTCGGTTAGCATGCCTTCCCCCCTACTTACAGAGCGCGTTTGTTCATTTCTTCCGTCCAACGTGgatacttttctttttaaattctagAATTCTTCAAATTAAACTACATAAAGAGTGTCACTTCACTTCGGTCCGCCATCACAGAATCCACTTTTTTTCACTGGAAGTGCCCAGTTTCTTTGGATCCTTGCTGGGCATGCACCAGTCGTCGGCCTCCATGCTCGTCTGGTAATGCCGTAAGGCTGACTTGTTGAAGACAGGAAGCCTCTCCACCGACTCTGAGGACAAGGCCTGTGACGCGGAACAGAAGGCGGCGTATTAGTCCGTGTCCTCATCACACGGGCACGTCCCCGTGGATGAGAGTCAGAACCAGGTCAAGTTCATTCTGAGCTCCATTTACGGGTTTAACAAGAGACGGCAAAGGGCTCCGGACATGCAACACGTCTCGATTTATAAATCACAAGCGACACGACCTTTTTACACAGTCACTTATTCACATATTCCACAAACTAAGTGTGGGATGAAAGTAAATCTAAACTCTACACCAACTTGGCtttaaaggttatttttttGGGAGTTCCCACCTTCAAGTATATGACAGCCGAGGTGCCGTAACCCTCCATGGAGTAGAGCTGCAGGTCTCCCTGGAAGTACTTG
This genomic interval from Pungitius pungitius chromosome 17, fPunPun2.1, whole genome shotgun sequence contains the following:
- the asb4 gene encoding ankyrin repeat and SOCS box protein 4; translated protein: MTDAFIIPIGAFISNALHPVWRALESIGFGVPREERGPSFPELMGESSTTQLAVKQLKRLFVEALQADDAHEVMQILHAGKLDVDTVLEVEDPNMVLASYKQGYWLPGYKLETSWANGIHVCVMYNALETALVLLQNGAAVNRTPNGMTPLHVACELSNGGCVALLLAHGAKVNSVSLSGHTPLHYCISRESLDCAKQLILKGANVDTASRNNEEDTPLHAAARFGVPELVALYVERGASVDAVNSLQETPLMTACFWAFDCKEQNYSQDHHLVCRLLLDHGADPNLREEDNKTALHKAAWNCDHVLMQMLLEAGADTQAMDINGCAPIQYVLKVTGVRPMAIPELCYQLLLNHNAPRVYPPQFHKVLQACCDYPAAVEIMVNSYEHLKPTKKWRAAIPDDCYERHRDFYDALFAVCADAPRSLLHLSRCAIRAGLGGFCHTGVAQLPLPFPMKKYLLLEPEGILY